A genomic stretch from Angustibacter sp. Root456 includes:
- a CDS encoding Beta-galactosidase C-terminal domain: protein MRRTGDGRSYLFALNHTEAEAALAVNGRDLVADTDTGGNLRLAPGGVAVVREDR, encoded by the coding sequence GTGCGGCGCACCGGTGACGGCCGCTCGTACCTCTTCGCGCTCAACCACACCGAGGCCGAGGCCGCCCTGGCGGTGAACGGCCGCGACCTGGTAGCCGACACCGACACCGGGGGCAACCTGCGGCTGGCACCGGGTGGGGTCGCCGTCGTGCGAGAGGACCGCTGA
- a CDS encoding DeoR/GlpR family DNA-binding transcription regulator, which translates to MLARQRQERILAEVRQHGGARVSDLVDLLGVSDMTIRRDIEVLARRELVVRVHGGATAVDERSSDEPGFAAKSGLALEEKAAIAAAAARLVHPGASVALSAGTTTYQVASQLVEVENLTVVTNSPPAADLLHSNPAAGRTVVLTGGTRTPSDALVGPVAVKALQDLHVDTLVLGVHGLDERAGLTTPNLAEAETNQALVASARRLVVVADHTKWNVVGLAGIAPLERVDVMVTDAGLPQEARRTLAAIVGELVVVDVPTARGAAS; encoded by the coding sequence ATGCTGGCGCGCCAGCGGCAGGAACGCATCCTCGCCGAGGTGCGTCAGCACGGCGGTGCCCGGGTGTCGGATCTCGTCGACCTCCTCGGGGTGTCGGACATGACGATCCGGCGCGACATCGAGGTGCTGGCCCGTCGAGAGCTGGTCGTGCGGGTGCACGGAGGGGCCACGGCCGTTGACGAGCGGAGCAGCGACGAGCCGGGCTTCGCCGCCAAGTCGGGTCTGGCGCTGGAGGAGAAGGCGGCGATCGCCGCCGCTGCGGCGCGGCTCGTGCACCCAGGAGCGTCGGTAGCGCTGTCGGCCGGCACCACGACGTACCAGGTGGCCAGCCAGCTCGTCGAGGTCGAGAACCTCACCGTGGTCACGAACTCTCCCCCGGCCGCCGACCTCCTGCACTCCAACCCCGCGGCCGGCCGCACCGTGGTGCTCACGGGCGGTACGCGCACGCCGTCCGATGCGCTCGTGGGCCCGGTGGCCGTGAAGGCGTTGCAGGACCTGCACGTCGACACCCTGGTGCTGGGTGTGCACGGCCTCGACGAGCGGGCCGGCCTGACGACCCCCAACCTCGCGGAGGCCGAGACCAACCAGGCACTGGTGGCCAGCGCCCGCCGCCTGGTCGTGGTGGCCGACCACACCAAGTGGAACGTCGTCGGACTCGCGGGCATCGCGCCGCTCGAGCGCGTCGACGTCATGGTCACGGACGCCGGGCTCCCCCAGGAGGCGCGTCGGACGCTGGCCGCGATCGTGGGCGAGCTCGTCGTGGTGGACGTGCCCACAGCACGTGGAGCGGCGTCGTGA